The following are encoded in a window of Neodiprion virginianus isolate iyNeoVirg1 unplaced genomic scaffold, iyNeoVirg1.1 ptg000058l, whole genome shotgun sequence genomic DNA:
- the LOC124309876 gene encoding uncharacterized protein LOC124309876 has protein sequence MLVEETGTGESDRVYLNKQFQTLQERWNKFFPIQEKIERINSTDVEQDEGLHMEDRYYQIIAKVSNILPNLQRDTSSTTTVSDPEASISVPSSSNIPVRLPQIQLSNFDGNHEDWAPFYDMFTALIHENKDLTLVQKFQYLRSALKGRALKTIESLETIGRNYEDALTRLNKKYDRKRQVIERHWIALSEFPRVAKVSSGSLEELVDAFRQHLRAIENKGQSVKTWSIPIIHLIRSKINVSLMTEWELSIKTNEVQSYTDLLDFLEARANCSEHTLTAPKTTTSNPRAINSRNFKPGTARRERQGTHLRGQSFVTTTNASSTKPTCPICNQSHKVYGCEDFQKMTTQERIQAVSKAELCMNCLGRQHSARTSSETEVSRTPQPSSASSSNTVADQLIATAKILVLDNSERLISCRAVLDTASSINLITETLANELNLPKGTCSVPIGAVDGMSTISHYVIQATIQSRITGYKKTLDFFIVPQISSLTPPEHVDCSSIVIPKNIRMADPDFDKPAPLQILLSAGPSMATLSIGTIRLSSTQDPDLYLQKTLLGWVIVGNISSHTIIDQQTSSATCNTLKLQEDMSRFWELEEGPITKYLSAEEQSCEDHFTKHVSRNPSGRYVVALPFNEKKNQLGLSKDLALRRLQTLERRFAKDAHFKQQYTEVIEEYINLGHMTRVPSNDEEGFYLPHHAVIKETSQTTKVRVVFDGSAKSTTGISLNECLMTGPTIQDDLLTLILRFRLHNYVLTGDIEKMYRQCLVRPEDRKYLRILWKENDGSIATFEHNTVTFGLTSAPFLAIRTIAQLVEDEGQDFPAASQALKNALYVDDLLTGAPTIEETINLRNEVVALLKRGGFNLRQCASNDIRVLEGLPATKVNLQLLAGDDPNLKTLGVYWNSETDNLIYTVKPINLSSRFTKRTIFSETARIFDPLGLVNPVIVHAKLIMQELWRMKLDWDESIPTWLHTKWTEFAGQLNLLNQLSFHRNLLHKNAKDIQVHGFCDASEKAYGACIYLRSDNGNTQVSLFCAKSRVAPIKTVQTIPRLELCAAQLLVDLYENIKSTLSVPISKTIFWSDSSITLNWLNTSPHVLKTFVANRVASIQSRAKSVEWRHVRTKDNPADALSRGQLPTEFTKNSLWMHGPAWLTEDETQWPSITLNVAQEIPELRNATCLITTGGDSMLERYSTFTELQRVTAYCLRFRNRRTGPLIVDELRTATLRIIAWIQRICFASELHDLQRGRPINSESCLTPLDPGIDEDGVIRVGGRLNHSSLSYNQKHPIILPKNHKITELIIRKEHISGLHAGTQATVYNLRKNYWIIDGRRQISNVIQHCVTCAKLNPRPINYKMGQLPNVRVSEARPFIHSGVDYCGPFFIKEKRVRNQNKVKAYIAVFTCLATKAVHIELVSDLTTDAFIAALRRFTARRGRCNSMYSDNGTNFVGAKNEIQEIQTLIRSSEHNEKVQNHLSEKEITWHVNPPYSPHFGGIWEAVVKSFKRHFLRVVGTETLTFEQLTTLATEIEAILNSRPLTPLSSDINDLLPLTPAHFLIGDTMTSLPQQDFSEIPPNRLSIWQNIQRMRQSFWDRWHKEYLSELNAHYR, from the exons ATGCTCGTCGAAGAAACAGGAACAGGTGAATCGGATCGCGTGTATCTCAATAAACAATTCCAAACTCTTCAAGAACGTTGGAACAAATTTTTCCCcatacaagaaaaaatagaacgaATTAATTCTACAGATGTAGAACAAGATGAAGGTTTACACATGGAAGATAGATATTATCAAATCATCGCGAAGGTTAGCAATATATTGCCGAACTTGCAACGCGACACCTCATCTACCACGACGGTATCAGATCCTGAAGCAAGCATCTCAGTACCCAGTTCTTCAAATATTCCGGTGAGGTTACCACAAATTCAGCTAAGTAACTTCGACGGAAATCATGAAGACTGGGCGCCCTTTTACGACATGTTTACCGCGCTCATTCACGAGAACAAAGATCTAACTCTagtgcaaaaatttcaatatttacgaTCTGCACTTAAAGGAAGAGCTCTCAAAACCATAGAATCATTAGAAACAATCGGACGAAATTACGAGGATGCCCTAACAAGgctgaacaaaaaatatgatcGGAAACGGCAGGTAATTGAAAGACACTGGATTGCTCTTAGCGAATTTCCACGTGTCGCAAAGGTATCATCCGGATCGTTAGAAGAATTAGTGGATGCCTTTCGACAACATCTCCGAGCGATCGAAAATAAGGGTCAATCCGTAAAGACGTGGAGCATCCCCATAATTCATCTCATTCGGTCAAAAATCAACGTATCGTTAATGACAGAATGGGAGCTATCGATAAAAACTAACGAAGTTCAATCATACACCGACTTACTCGATTTCCTTGAAGCTCGAGCGAATTGCTCAGAACATACCTTGACCGCGCCAAAGACCACAACCTCGAACCCAAGGGCCATAAACTCTCGAAACTTTAAGCCAGGTACGGCGCGTCGCGAACGACAGGGAACGCACCTCCGCGGTCAAAGTTTCGTTACAACGACGAACGCTTCTTCAACCAAACCAACGTGCCCCATATGCAACCAATCTCATAAAGTTTATGGTTGCGAGgactttcaaaaaatgacAACTCAAGAGCGGATCCAAGCTGTATCGAAGGCGGAACTCTGCATGAATTGTCTAGGAAGGCAACATTCGGCAAGAACCT CTTCAGAAACCGAAGTATCACGAACTCCGCAGCCCAGCTCTGCATCATCATCTAACACAGTCGCCGATCAATTGATTGCAACTGCGAAAATTCTTGTGTTAGATAACTCTGAACGACTCATATCGTGTAGAGCCGTTCTCGACACAGCTTCGTCGATTAATCTCATCACTGAAACCTTAGCAAACGAACTCAACTTGCCGAAAGGGACGTGCTCCGTTCCCATCGGCGCTGTAGATGGTATGTCAACCATTTCTCACTACGTGATCCAAGCCACAATCCAATCTCGGATTACCGGATACAAGAAGACTCTCGACTTCTTCATTGTTCCCCAAATTAGCTCACTCACGCCTCCAGAACATGTCGATTGCTCCTCTATAGTGATCCCAAAAAACATTCGGATGGCTGATCCTGATTTTGACAAACCAGCTCCACTACAGATCTTGTTGAGCGCAGGTCCCTCTATGGCCACGCTCTCAATCGGGACAATCCGTCTCTCATCAACTCAGGACCCAGATCTTTATCTACAAAAAACCTTACTTGGTTGGGTCATCGTGGGTAATATCTCTTCCCATACAATAATCGATCAGCAAACAAGCAGCGCTACCTGCAACACGTTGAAACTACAGGAGGATATGAGCAGGTTCTGGGAGCTGGAAGAAGGCCCCATCACCAAATATCTCTCCGCAGAAGAACAATCGTGTGAAGATCATTTCACAAAACATGTATCTCGCAATCCTAGCGGACGTTACGTCGTAGCCCTACCTTtcaacgaaaagaaaaaccagCTCGGATTATCCAAAGATCTCGCTCTTCGACGTCTCCAAACTCTCGAACGACGCTTCGCTAAGGACGCTCATTTCAAACAGCAATATACCGAGGTCATTGAAGAGTATATAAATCTCGGACACATGACAAGGGTACCATCTAACGACGAAGAAGGATTTTATCTCCCACATCACGCTGTCATCAAGGAAACCAGTCAAACCACGAAGGTACGAGTAGTGTTCGATGGTTCCGCTAAATCAACCACAGGGATATCGCTGAACGAATGTCTCATGACTGGACCAACTATTCAAGACGATCTTCTTACCTTAATCCTACGTTTTCGACTTCACAACTACGTCTTAACAGGAGACATCGAGAAAATGTATAGGCAATGTCTTGTTCGACCGGAGGATAGGAAATATCTACGAATTCTCTGGAAGGAAAACGACGGTTCAATCGCTACGTTCGAGCACAACACTGTGACGTTCGGACTCACGTCAGCCCCATTTCTCGCGATAAGAACCATAGCTCAACTAGTTGAAGACGAAGGTCAGGACTTTCCAGCAGCATCCCAGGCCTTAAAAAATGCTCTGTATGTCGATGATCTGCTAACAGGTGCACCAACAATCGAAGAAACTATTAACTTGAGGAACGAAGTTGTCGCTCTACTGAAACGAGGAGGCTTCAACTTACGCCAATGCGCTTCGAACGACATACGTGTGTTAGAAGGCTTGCCCGCAACCAAAGTAAATCTACAACTTCTAGCCGGTGATGATCCGAATCTCAAAACTCTGGGCGTATATTGGAATTCCGAAACAGATAATCTGATATACACCGTCAAACCTATAAACCTTTCATCACGCTTTACAAAAAGGACAATCTTCTCCGAAACTGCGCGAATCTTCGATCCCTTAGGATTGGTAAATCCAGTCATTGTTCATGCTAAGCTGATAATGCAAGAACTTTGGCGAATGAAACTCGATTGGGACGAATCCATTCCTACATGGCTTCATACCAAATGGACCGAGTTCGCAGGGCAACTCAACCTGCTTAACCAATTATCATTTCATCGAAACCTTCTTCATAAAAATGCGAAGGATATCCAAGTACATGGTTTTTGTGACGCTTCAGAAAAGGCTTATGGAGCCTGTATTTATCTCCGATCAGACAATGGTAACACCCAGGTATCCTTGTTCTGTGCCAAATCAAGAGTGGCCCCCATAAAAACGGTACAAACTATACCAAGACTCGAATTATGCGCAGCGCAATTACTCGTAGACTTGTACGAGAATATCAAATCAACTCTCTCGGTACCGATCAGTAAAACAATATTCTGGTCAGACTCGTCAATTACGTTGAACTGGTTAAATACATCTCCACATGTATTAAAAACCTTCGTGGCAAATCGAGTTGCAAGCATCCAATCACGAGCGAAGTCGGTAGAATGGAGACACGTCCGAACAAAGGACAATCCCGCCGATGCTTTATCTCGCGGACAATTACCGAccgaatttacaaaaaacaGTCTTTGGATGCACGGTCCAGCCTGGCTGACAGAGGATGAAACTCAATGGCCGTCGATTACACTGAACGTAGCACAGGAAATTCCAGAATTACGTAATGCAACCTGCCTTATCACCACCGGAGGAGACTCGATGCTTGAACGATACAGTACGTTTACGGAGCTACAAAGAGTCACCGCTTATTGTCTGCGATTTAGAAACCGAAGAACAGGTCCTCTCATAGTAGACGAACTAAGAACAGCTACTCTACGCATTATCGCATGGATCCAAAGAATCTGCTTCGCATCTGAGCTACACGATCTGCAACGAGGTCGTCCAATTAATTCAGAGAGTTGTCTAACACCTTTAGATCCTGGGATTGATGAAGACGGAGTCATAAGAGTCGGCGGTCGTTTAAATCATTCATCTCTCTCGTATAATCAGAAGCATCCcataattttaccaaaaaaccACAAGATCACAGAACTCATCATCCGGAAGGAACACATCTCGGGCCTCCATGCCGGTACTCAAGCTACAGTCTACAACCTCCGAAAAAACTACTGGATCATCGATGGACGACGACAAATAAGCAACGTAATCCAACACTGTGTGACCTGTGCCAAACTGAATCCTCGTCCAATCAATTACAAAATGGGTCAACTGCCAAACGTCCGGGTATCAGAAGCTAGACCATTTATTCATTCAGGCGTAGATTATTGCGGTCCATTCTTCATCAAAGAAAAACGTGTACGAAATCAAAACAAGGTCAAGGCCTACATAGCTGTTTTCACGTGTTTAGCCACAAAGGCAGTTCACATAGAATTAGTGAGCGATCTTACCACCGATGCCTTTATTGCCGCACTACGACGTTTTACTGCCAGACGCGGCCGCTGTAATTCTATGTACTCAGACAATGGCACAAACTTTGTTGGGGCTAAAAACGAAATCCAGGAAATACAGACCCTAATACGTTCATCGGAGCATAACGAAAAGGTGCAAAACCATTTATCAGAAAAGGAAATCACTTGGCACGTTAATCCTCCATATTCACCGCATTTTGGAGGAATCTGGGAAGCCGTCGTCAAGTCGTTCAAACGGCATTTTTTGCGTGTAGTTGGCACTGAAACCCTCACTTTCGAACAACTGACTACTCTTGCAACCGAAATCGAAGCAATTCTTAATTCTCGCCCATTAACTCCTCTATCCTCTGACATTAACGACCTTCTCCCTCTCACTCCTGCACATTTTCTGATTGGTGACACGATGACAAGTTTACCCCAACAGGATTTCTCGGAGATTCCACCCAACCGTCTCTCCATCTGGCAAAATATTCAAAGGATGAGACAGTCATTCTGGGATAGATGGCACAAGGAATATCTGTCGGAACTCAACGCCCATTACCGATGA